The proteins below come from a single Micromonas commoda chromosome 8, complete sequence genomic window:
- a CDS encoding predicted protein, with the protein MSVSKGNQVTVTNDGATILKSIYVDNAAAKVLVDISKAQDDEVGDGTTSVVVFAGELLRQAEQLVNQKVHPMTIIQGFREACTVAKEALEAAALDHAADEAAFRKDLMNIARTTLSSKILTHDKDHFANLACDAVMRLKGSGNLEMIQLIQKPGGSLKDSFLDEGFILNKKFNTGHPKKIENAKILIANTPMDTDKIKIYGARVRVDSMAKVGEIEAAEKAKMAAKCEKIAKHGCNLFINRQLIYNYPEQVLSDLGVASIEHADFDGVERLALVTGGEICSTFDDPEGNVLGTCDTVEEIMIGEDRLIKFSGVAKGEACTIVLRGASSHVLGEAERSLHDALCVLVSTVKDSRVVYGGGCPEMIMSKAVEELAAKTPGKRSLAMEGFAKALRMIPTIICENAGLDSSEIVSQLRASHGRGDHKMGVDILTGETGDMEQCGITECFRVKQQVLLSGTEAAEMIIRVDDIIKCVPRQRDQ; encoded by the coding sequence ATGTCCGTCTCCAAGGGCAACCAGGTCACCGTCACCAACGACGGCGCCACGATCCTCAAGTCCATCTACGTCGACAAtgccgccgccaaggtgcTCGTCGACATCTCCAAGGCgcaggacgacgaggtcggcgacggcacaACCTCCGTCGTGGTCTTTgccggcgagctccttcgccaAGCGGAGCAGCTCGTCAACCAGAAGGTTCACCCCATGACGATCATCCAGGGCTTCCGCGAGGCGTGCaccgtcgccaaggaggcgctcgaggccgcggcgctcgaccacgccgcggacgaggctgCGTTTCGCAAGGATCTCATGAACATCGCGCGAACCACCCTGTCCTCCAAGATCCTCACGCACGACAAGGACCACTTCGCGAACctggcgtgcgacgcggtgatGCGCCTGAAGGGCAGCGGGAACCTGGAGATGATCCAGCTGATCCAGAAGCCCGGAGGATCCCTGAAGGACTCGTTCCTCGACGAAGGGTTCATCCTGAACAAGAAGTTCAACACCGGGCACCCCAAAAAGATTGAAAACGCCAAGATTCTCATCGCCAACACCCCGATGGACACCGACAAGATCAAAATCTACggagcgcgcgtgcgagtgGACTCGATGGCGAAGGTTGGCGAGatcgaggctgcggagaaggcgaagatGGCAGCCAAGTGCGAGAAGATCGCGAAGCACGGCTGCAACCTCTTCATCAACCGTCAGCTCATCTACAACTACCCGGAGCAGGTTCTCagcgacctcggcgtcgcgtccatcgagcACGCCGACtttgacggcgtcgagcgactcgcgctggtcaccggcggcgagatcTGCTCCACCTTCGACGACCCCGAGGGCAACGTGCTCGGCACGTGCGACACCGTCGAGGAGATTATGATCGGCGAAGACAGGCTCATCAAGTTCAGCGGAGTCGCAAAGGGCGAGGCGTGCACAAtcgtgctccgcggcgcgtcgtcgcacgtgctcggcgaggcggaaCGGTCTCTCCACGACGCGCTCTGCGTGCTCGTATCCACCGTGAAGGACAGCCGGGTGGTttacggcggcgggtgccccGAGATGATCATGTCCAAGgcggtcgaggagctcgcggcgaagacccCGGGCAAGCGCTCGCTCGCCATGGAGGGTTTCGCCAAGGCGCTGAGGATGATCCCGACGATCATCTGCGAGAACGCGGGTCTGGACTCGAGCGAGATTGTGAGCCAGCTGCGCGCCAgccacggccgcggcgaccacaAGATGGGCGTGGACATCCTCACCGGGGAGACGGGCGACATGGAGCAGTGCGGGATCACCGAGTGCTTCAGGGTCAAGCAGCAGGTGTTGCTCTCGGGtaccgaggcggcggagatgatcatccgcgtcgacgacatcATCAAGTGCGTGCCCAGGCAGCGCGACCAGTAA